The proteins below come from a single Insulibacter thermoxylanivorax genomic window:
- a CDS encoding DUF2249 domain-containing protein, with protein sequence MSEFKATVRVTEYPPQLKHKVIFETFHSLASKEAMLIINDHDPVPLHYQLNAMHPNEFTWEYLEQGPETFQVKITKV encoded by the coding sequence ATGAGTGAATTTAAAGCAACAGTACGGGTAACCGAATATCCGCCGCAGTTGAAACATAAAGTGATTTTCGAAACTTTCCACAGCCTTGCATCGAAGGAAGCCATGTTGATCATCAATGACCATGATCCTGTACCGCTTCACTACCAATTGAACGCGATGCACCCAAACGAGTTCACCTGGGAATATCTCGAGCAGGGTCCGGAAACCTTCCAAGTGAAGATTACTAAAGTTTGA